DNA sequence from the Euwallacea fornicatus isolate EFF26 chromosome 15, ASM4011564v1, whole genome shotgun sequence genome:
GGCAACCGCAGGGCAGGACAAGATTTTGAGAATTTGGGTTGTCAAAGATgcgtttccattttttcaggtattattaaatgttcacTTCAATTTTGGGTCTTAATTACAACTTAGTTACATTGTGGCTTAACAGGACATGCGCACAAAATACAATGCAGAGAAAGTATCTCCGACTCCTTCCCAAGAATCTTTGGCTTCACACCATTCCACCGATCATTCCAATATAGCCGCTTTGGAAAGTTTGAGTCGAGAAGAAGCCAGTCGCCTAGTCTTCATGCCCAGGCCGTTTTGCACATATTCTGGACACACTTCCGATTTGCTAGATGTGTCTTGGtccaaaaactattttatattATCTTCCAGCATGGATAAGACAGTCAGGTGAACGGCTTTATTAATGTCTTTCACAGAATATAgggtggtcaaattttaagtgttttgcTGACAAAGAATGCCCTAaggaaatgttaataaaatatgtttcattttccaaaattaacaaaaagcaaaaaatgatCCGTATTTTTCTATTCACCAAATTATCAATTCAATGTAAATAAGTTacataagtaataaaatttaacgtcTTATGTCATCATGTCGAAAAGGTTAGTGAGGCAATaaggtttattattttatagattGTGGCACATATCGAGGAAAGAATGCCTCTGTTGCTTCCAGCACATAGATTTCGTTACCGCCATAGTATTCCACCCTAGGGACGATCGGTACTTTTTGAGCGGGTCGCTGGATGGTAAGCTGAGGCTGTGGAATATACCCGATAAAAAGGTGGacgaaactataaaaaaaggGGGCAATGATGTATAACTATGATTGTTTAGGTCGCCGTATGGAATGAAGTGGAAGGAAATCCGAAACTGATTACTGCTGCAAATTTTTGCCAGAATGGGAAGTTTGCTGTAGTTGGAACGTACGATGGAAGGTGTATTTTTTACAGGTTGGAAATAGTCATAGTACAAACAGAACTAAACATCTATTGTATGTTCATGGAAGAATACAtagtatataaaatttcgttttagcACGGACCAGTTGAAATATCACACTCAAATTCACGTAAGATCGTCCAGAGGGCGCAACGCCGTTGGACGAAAAGTGAGCGGAATTGAACCTATGCCTGGAGAGGATAAGATCTTGGTCACCTCCAACGACAGTAGGATTCGCTTGTACGATTTAAGAGATTTGAATGTGTCTTGTAAATATAAAGGAAaaggtaataaataaaacacagtAAATATAATACAAACTATCCGAAAATCGTTAGGATATGTAAATATCAGCAGTCAAATCAAAGGGAGCTTTAGCCATGACGGCAAGTACATAGTAAGCGGTTCGGAAAACAGGGATATTTATATCTGGAAGACCAATCATGATTACGCAAAATTCTCTTCAGTGAGACGGGATCGCAACGATTTCTGGGAAGCGATTAAAGCACATAATGCCGTGGTAACTTGCGCAATATTCGCTCCCAATCCTGAGgccataataaaaatgttggaGGAGAATCAAATTACACATTCAACGGATAGTGGGGATGATATTAATAAGGTACTCTTccttctaaaaaaatatttttcttatagtATCTATTTAAGGTTGAAGATCCGGTGGTGGAACAACATACCAAAGGATGTAGCGGTTATGTGATGGTGTCCGCGGATTTCAATGGGTGTATTAAagtttttgtcaataaaaccAAACCAAAGCATAGTTCATTGCCGGTTTCGGCCATGGCGTAATTGCTAATAGCGGAACAGTATACAAATAGTCATCTACATGTTCTCAAGAGCAATAATAATctgtattttgttttatttctggTGTATTGTGATGATATTAATTTAGCGGGTTCTAATGCTGTAGTACGAATAATGAATTAAAGCTAAAGGTGATATGTGATCAAGTGTGAAATGTGCATAATTgttgatattaaaataaaattggatGAAGAGCAAATGCGTGTTATGTCTTCACAAATCTGATTCACCAAATATAGTGGCTACTGGAACAAAATACCTGatggcaaatttttaatgaagaaatAGTCTATTCTTCATTcagcaaaataacattttctagatccattaaatattctttaatgccaaaataaaatagaatgaactataatttttaatcacaaaCTTTTTCTGGACTTTTTGACCAAGATCTTGTGGTTGCTTCTCTTTCTTTAGGCACAGACCAGGACTTGCTCCTACTCCTTCTCTTTTCCTGCTCCTTTTGGTCTGGCAACCGTCGCGGGGTCATGAACTTAGAAGTTTCCAAGGATTTTTCTCTTGAccttaaaactgaaattagtGACGCTGCATTTCACCTAATTTAGGACATCATTCACCTTGTCCTACTCCTCCTCTTCCTAACGTTTCTAGAGGAGCTTTTACTTCGAGATCTTAGATCTTTAGATCGAGAACGTTTCTCAGATTTTGACCTACTACGATCTCTGCTCCGGGGtctgtaatttatttatttaaaattaagtgagATTAATCCATTACAAATTACAATTTGAATTAGAATAGGAAAACTCCTTCATTGAATTACCACAATTTCCTACCTTGATCTACGATGGCTTCTAGAGCTACTTCTGCTATTCCTATCATGCCTCCTATCAGGCCGCCATTTAGACCAAGAGCGACTACGAGTTCTTGATCTCCTCCTTGAATAACTACGACTTCTCGACCTTGTATAAGAGCGATTTTTTCGTGAATTTCTTGGGGAATACGATCTCGACCTGAAAGTTATAATTcctcattaatatttattaataatacctAATCTCAAACATGTCCTTGCCTACGTCTGTCATCATGCTGATACCTGGGTTTGCTATGATAACGAGTAGAGTATTCCTCATAAACCTCTGGAGGATATGGGACTCTTGGGTTGAAATTTCCACCTCTGCCTCGCCCTCTACCTCTTCCTCGACCTATATTTTACTTTACTTTAcacatttttgataataaaagtCATATTTCACCTCTGCTCCTATAGACAgcataaatatcaatatctgGATAGATAGAAGTTCTAAATGGAGGGTACATAGACATAGGCTGATATGGGGAACTGTACATTGGAGGAGGGACCGGCGCATGCCCACCATACATTAATTCTGTAGGATGATGCCCTTGTATTGAGCTCGTGTTCCTCCAATGATCTGAAATATTTAGATTAACTTGGTATTGGTTTTATATGCTGCACAGTCTACCAGAGTTGTCATCTGGTGATAGGTCTGAATCAGAGgaatctgaaatttttttaggcTTTACTCTCTCTGAAAGAATACTCTTTAACATAGCTCTGCCCTTGACTGCATTATGTAACTTTTCCTTTTGGTTCAAATAGTCCAATTCTTGAATAGTTTTCAGTCTTCTTAGCTATAATCATTTGTAATACAATATATGctctaagaaatttggaaataatggCAATATGTACCTCATCTCCTCCTGGATCTGGTACATTATAGTGATGTATATCTCCATCATTTTTCTcctaaagtaaaatttactaATCTCCTGAAATAAGACGGTTATTACATCTCACTTTAATCCTCCTAAACAATTCTTCAAGCAATCGAATAGCTTGCAATTTTCTTTGTACTTTGACCAACTTCTTTTCTTCCTTGGCAATTTTCTCGTTGATCTCATCAGAGCCAGTTATCTCcaactttttcaatatttttgcctTGCGTTTTTCCTCGCGCATTCGACGACGTATTTCCTTTtgcgttttcaaattttcttctttttttctgtaaaatttaccttcaatctcaaaacaaataattaataaatatttgtaataatgtaaaaaaaattgcaagtgCAAGaacagaattttaaaaaaatctaaaattcaaTGTGGTGTCCATAAATGtagaaaaaactattttttaccATCACTATCAACGAAACTCCCTAttagaaaaacaataattaaacaatcTATAAGACACCCTCCTGTTCCATATTAAAAGGTACAAACCTCTCAGCCTCCTCTTGTTTCTTTTTATCCTCTAAAGCTTTTCGatctttctcttctttttcttttgccTTTTCCACTAATCTATCCCTAACAATTTCCCTTCTTCGAATGGAGGCATCACTagaaatcacaaaaatgttaGAAATTGCTATAACTAAAAAGAACTAAATtatgataaataattaaacttgcTTACCACAAATGCTTAGTTTTATCAAAATCAACCCTAATTTCAACTTCTGTATATCCATCGTCATCTTTATGCACCAATTTTTTATCTCGGAAAAAATCCATTGCCTTAGTAAAGCTGATGTAGTCCTTGAACTGAATGTAACCTTCAAACcattccattttttcaaagcaAGAAAATTTTAGTCCAGAAATGTGATCTTTCATTTTCTTGCGATATGGGTCACAAATTGGGATATCCACATAACGAATGTTaccaaacttttcaaaaactttaaagagaattttttcTGCAAGAAACACATGACCTTATTTTAAAGGGTTCAATGATATTGAGTGATACTTACCTGAGGGCGTTGCTTCCTCATCATGACTCAAATGGGTTGGTACAAACCATTTAGAAGGAATATTCGAAATATGCATTGTATCAGGCCGTTCTCCAGCCTTCATTTCATCCATGTTTTTAGCTTCAGAAAAGAAGGCATCCCACACTCTACGGTTGGGGAACTCAGAATGCCATTCTGCAGCTTTAAGCCTCATCATCTCAGCAAAATCTTTTAGCTTGATCATTTTGTTATTCAGCTTGCTTATAACCCATTCTAGCTTAGAACTTTTCTCTACTTCGGCCTCGAATCTAACGAATTCCATGGTGGTTTTAGTCACTTTTAGGAGGCTGAATTCATGGGGTTTGATCACTTCCTTGATTTTATCCATAATCTCCCAGTGGGAGATGCTTTTGCCCAGTTTCTTCACATTGGGCAGTTGCAGGGATATGTTCAGTTTCGCAATGGGGCGTAGGTAGAGCTGCTGCGGCAGGTACAGAGGTTCCAATTCGGACGTATTGGGACATCTCTGAAAAACATTCATAATTCGAACTTTCTTCTTACCTTTTCAGGCATGGGAAAGTCTATATTATCAATGCTTTTCAGAACTTGAAACTTCCCTTTTTTTTAGCGACACTTTTCCTCTATAGCAAAGACAAACAGAACACTGAAACCTAGCGCTTTCAACCGCAGGATACTGGAATTCTGGATAATGGGTAACGGGAGAGGAGCGGCTGAACGGGGTTTTCAACCGATGTTGCCATTTACCACTCTATGACGATTTGCGTGTCAATGCCAAAGCAAGAGATCCAATGTCATTTGAACAAGGGTTCGTTCATATTGCTGAATTTTTTATACTGTCCTGCACTGAACCCCTGTTTATCGCCAAACTGATAGATTTAAATATCAAGGTGTGGCATTAaatcctttaaaatttaagactTGCTAATAGTTTTAAGTGCCTCGGAGATAAGTAGTTAACTAATGATAATCTAGTAATGAATATTCTTGAAACACTAACCCTACCCACCATTCTGTACTCCATTCACCTCTAACTGTTCTACATCCAAAACTAGTGAACGCAATCAATCCCTGTCACTGTCACTTAATCATCAAGACTAGCGTTTATGCTGGATCTTTTTCGAACACACACGGGTTGTTGCTACTAAACGAGAAAGAGCATTCAAAACGTCTGTGcttctttaacaaaaaaataagaaaacaaaaacacctggaacaatcaattttggttttgtaaaaagaaaataatgaacaaatatttaattttaaacaggaTTTATTAGTTGATAACTATTAGTAAGTAATTCCAAAAGTGCTGTAAACGCGACTTTCAATATTCACAATAATGGGATGTTGCTGGAGTttgcttaatttattttgcaaagaTGATAGCTCATTACaggtaaacaaatttattgtaattatatacatatacccTTACTTTGCTTTGTGTTATCACACTCTAATATTACTAATTAACTTCTGGTAGAATGGAGAACCCAATGAGAGAACACACCTACTAGTAGATCCAGTATCAAACAacataaatattcaaagaGTGAATAGGTAACccctttaaaactttcaaaaacttATGTTACATTCAACTTCCTTTACTTTAGTGACGACCTTCTAAGCAGGAACTCTAATGATTTGCCTATAAAGACTGACGAACAATCTGCTTTAACCCGAATACTGCAAGAGACAGCAACGTAAggcaaaaattgttatttttcctCTCTGTAACCAATACTTTTACATAGGAATGTTATCGACGTAGCCGCTCTAGATTCTCATAACTTGCAGCAACATGAGTATCTTGAAAGAGTAAAACAATACAATATAAAGGTGCAACAGGTTCTTGGAGCTAATAGGAATCAATTGGCagtgaaactgaaaaattgtGTACTGCAAGATGTGGCGCAGCCCGAAAAGATACTGGGAGCCGATCTAATTGGTCCTGAAGATGTTGCATTGGTAAGTTGTGTAAGCCAGTGTTGTGGTATCtatataatcaatttttgggGGTTGCAGATTAATTCTTCCTTGGAAGCAGCTGTAAGTGCTATAAATGACATCAATGTGGACCATAAGGAAGACTTGGTGGTACCATTTGGATTGGGGTTAAATTCATAGAACCAGCTTTGTTTCATTCATTTAGTTTTTACTGCATTTGGTGAAATAGTTGGAACATATCATTTGAATGCCTTTTTGTTGGGACCCTCAAAGTTTCCAGTTGTTTCACTAACTGTGAACAATGATTGTTTCTGTAAATATGATACTGTTAAGATTGATGTTATTGTATTATAAGTATAGCATAAGAAGGagtaatttctaattttgtatcttaaaaaaaatgtaaatttctctTATATTTGTGAATTTGTATAAACCAAGAAAATCTTATATTTACCTGCTATAGTTACGAACTCGCTAATTTTACCTCTAGAAAGATTATCAGATTATTATGTCTAAGATTTGTGTGATTATAGTGAacagttaataaatttatttacttaagtGAAGTTTGTTTTTACCGTAATAAAggcataataaataaaacaattaatcgCATTTACCCATTTTATTTTCCTAGACTCAGTTAAacaaaggaaatatttgtACAATATGTATACAAGACAGAAAGTCGAGGATTTACACAAACTCAAAgagcttttttcaaattacatatGCGCTTCTTTTTAACAATATCATTCTTGCGAAGATATAAGTAAtagaaaattaacattatcATCTCataaaactggaaaataaCCATGACTATATGAGGACGCAGGAGTTGCTTTTGATAACTTACCAAAGCACCCCGGCAGTATGGCTGAATATACAAATCATAAACGTGTATCATATAtatgaacaataaaaataaataatattattataataacattaacactattatattaatattattattgataCCATTTTATGATACAGGGCATATCGCAACAGTTTGACCCCGAAGTCAGGGTTTCCTAGGAAAGCGGTGCCATCATACAGCAGCCGCTATAAAGCGATGCCCATGGATTTTACATTCATGCAGTTTTTTAGGTGGCGGCATAGAGGGTAGCGGAAGGCAAGACTGAGGTTGATGTTTAAAAGTGCTATTGACGCCATATTACGGCAGCATTTTCCTAAGAAACCATAGTTTGAGAATTAATCTATTTCAACAGTACAATTGGCCTCTTTTTCTTCGGATTCAAGCATGTTTTCAATTTGAGGCGACCTTGTCACCATCACTACTGCGTTCATCATTTGCTGAATTTCGGGAGATGGCTGTTTCTTCACATCGTATaccattaaaacattaaacaactttttcggCTGTTCCACTTGAGATTTCGTTGATTTTTCCCCAGATTTCCTCCTAGCTATCGGTTCGGCAACCCGTTCCGCTTTCAAGAGGTAATAATAACCAATCTGGTAGTCAAAGAGGCATTACTTACCTTTTTGGATCTTGAGTAAAGATTTAGGTGAAGTTTTAACAGCTGGGGGATCATCGGGAATTACAATACACTCAGTAGGCACGCTCTGAAGGGCTGTCAATGATCTGACCTACACAGaaagttaagaaaaatcgacgtaaattaaagattttataatTAACCTTCAAGAATCCCCTTCCTTTCACTGGAGGGCTACTCGTAGGGATGCTTGCCGCGGgggttttattgattttattaatagtGATGCTACTAGAGGAGGTGGATGGAACAACCTTCCTTGTGAGGGTCACAGTGGGCGGTATTATGAGCTGCAGATTGAAAATTATAGCTGTTATAAGCGGCAGTGGTGGTAGATTACCTGTGGCAGGGAGATTTTCTTTACATTGTTACTGGCTACTGTAGTTGGATTGACAAAAATCACATCGTCATCGTCTTTTACAGTTACAGCCCCGGTAGGCTTTGGCGGGGCCGCAGGCTTAAGAggaaacttaatatttttgataccTGCAAAGAATAGGCGATAAACTAAATCTCTACACTTCGGCATCATACTGTACCCGCAATAAATTCGGTGCGAAGATTCTTCCTGATTTGAATCAGGGAATTGATGGAGGTGCTCAGGACTTCTTGTAACTTATTGTGGACGACGGCCAATGCCTCCACACTGCCGGCTTGGGACTGCTGTCTAAAAGTTTTGTTGCATTATTGGTTTATACATTTGTAAATACAATGCATTTTGACATATAAACTGACCTATTCAATTGAGTAAGCGTGTAAGACAGATTCGAATTGACTCTCGCTGCAGCCCGAACAGTCTTTTCGAACCATTCGTGCTTCATTGCGGGCATCACTCCGGGCGGATTTGCTGGTCGAACAGGGGTAATACCTGGCCGAATATTACCACTACTacctgttaaaaaataataaatacgtaTTTATTTAGACACCCCATATATTCCAGAAATCATTACCAGGCCCTGTACTATTAGGTCCCTGCAACCGTGTCAGGGTCATGCGTGATTggggaattaatttaatatagcCCGGAGTTGTACTTTTTCctgtaaataaatgttaaaacaaaCGTTCAGATTTCAATGGGGTCATCACATGCAGAAAAGTTACCTGATGAAGATGGGATGGTAATTATTTCCGAGGTGCCAGATTTTGTTCCTGAAAGCAAAAATCTTGCAATTGTAAAGTTTGTTcgaatatttggaaaatttgccaaaaagcGAGAAAGCCACAAAATTCGTCagtaattcaaattttttcgaatagcaattccaaaaatttataattatttctcAATAACTTTCAGGAAATCAAACGTGTAAAAAGAAGTAATTATAATATGCAAAAACTATATTTGCCTTTTTTCTGCTGAAATGACTCATTTACGAGCATCtgtctataaaaaaaaattgtattagaGTTACCCACCACCCGCAAACTTCGTCGGCATATTTTTGGGACGTTCCGTATATGTACGTGTTACCTCTAGGTATGCCTTAAAAGACGGTCAGTTATATGGATATCAATgttgatatttatataatgACGTCAAAGTTACATAGACCAATTAAAACATTCTATTCCCagaacaaaaaacaacagGTCAGGAGGACAGAAGAATCACATTCGAAAAGCTATGCATCTCTTTATATAAACTGAAGTTTAAGAAATAGGCATAACGAAAAGGCGTAAACATTAGCGTATAGGAATGAGATTATTTTATTCCTACCTGAATTAGATGTAACAGAACCAACTAAAATAGAAATATCTTCTACACCTAaacgaataataaatttgcctATAATGCAAAGGAAACTAAATAACTGGATAACTCCCTACCTTGGATGGTATAACCTGCATTACCAGGCGCTTGGTTTCTGAAAGTTGTATTGCCCACCTTAAACACCGCTCCTTGGGCGccctaataataaaaaataaacaaatctaatttagtattaacaaaatttaggAAATAACTAAAAGATAAAATCCGCTAACCCACTAAACTTAATCTTACATACCTGAGGCCTGAATCCAGAGGGATTAATGGGTCGTAAGGGAGTTGAAATTGGTTTCGGAGCTAAAGCACGAATTGCTGTTGCAGCTGGTACTGTAGTATAACCTTGTTCCCCGGTTGAAAGTTTCTGCAGaaatcaaaggaaaataaaaatttcaattactcCAAGATCCCATAAGCCTGAATCAAAAAGACCTGAATAATCAACCTTGCACACAACAGCATACCTTAGCAGGTGGCTCTCCTAGGGTAATCGGTGAATAATCCGGGTCTTCTTCTTTCCGTTTTCTTCGTACTTTCTGAACCACCGAAGTATTGGACTCTTCCTTTTTCACAACCGGAGTACTGCAACATTTCGTGTAATCCGTAGTCATTAGATCTGGATTCGTACCGGCTAAAGTGTGCGCTCTCCTAAGTTAAATACAATTTGTAAGCAATTATTGATATGTGGAATCAGGGCTTACGCCAATTCAGTGCGATAATACTCCATGAATTCTGCACACGAAGCTCTCAGGCTGGACAGTTGTCCTGGATCGCAACGAAAGCAGTTCCAATCGTCGCTGTTTCTTATCTCTTTGAACTTTTTCAAACCGAAGTTGTTTTTGATACACCgctgaaaaacaaatttaataatgccgaaataagaaattttgtttgacAAACCTTGCAGAAGACAAATTCACATGAAGAACAACAGAGGACCTCTCCTCCTTGTCCGCACCATCTGAAAGAGAACGCAACCATAAGGAGATGCATTAGTTTTGTTTATAAGCTCACGCATATACAGAgtggtccatttaaaaaagttcacttgaaatatcttgaatggaactttttttctttggaaaaccCCGAGGCATGtcgattttacttttaagtgGGACATTCTTAGATTATAAATTCGTAGGAGTAGAGTCATCCCACTAAAAGGGGTGACAACcctttcaacaattttaaatgatacGGGGGATCAAGTGGCAAAgggactgttttaaatgggtcACTCTCTATATCACATTAACCTACCTGCAATAGAGCTCGCTCCCGTCTTCATCTTTCTCGAACTCCCCGCTCGtataaaaatgataacaaTTCTTGCAAATCAACACTTTCAACAACGGATGAACAAATCGATTATTAGCTCCAATTAAAGAACTGCCTAAATGCACGTTACAAGCCGTGCAGTGGACTTTTGAAGCTTGAACTGGATTGTCTAAAACCATAAATATAATCAAGCTTATATTAAAACATACAAGAAGCCCATACCTGGACCATACATTTTCTGCCTCAATTCCATTTCCAGAGGAGTTAGATTCACTtcaactaaaaatttcaataactatTTGGCAACGCCTctccaaaaatataaagtCGCATAATTTACCTTCTGCCCCAGTCATTTCATCcaccaaagttgaaaatatggGTTCGTAGAGCAAAGAACTCGAACTTCCACTATCCAAGTCGTGTTCTGTTATAGCTTAACATATTATagtattcaaattcaaaaaaaatcctcCATAACCTACCTTCGTTAGCCACAACCGCCGCTTCGTCAACATCCATGGATATATCAGGACAGAAGAGAGATGGGTCAAAATCCTCATCGGCATCTGTGTCTTGATAAGTAGctcctaaaaaatatattaataaatattgatatcgaagtaaaattattattttcaatgtacCAGCTTCCAGCAACTGCTCTTTCTGAACACAGTTATCAATCTTATCTGATGTCTTAGACTTCGCAGGCGGGTCATCTCCAGTTAAATCTGTAACCGTATTTTTAACATCagatttattatttctgtttttgaCAAAGCCTGCTTTAgtctttttaatttctactGATGTTCCTGTCGGTTTACATTCATCTTTTCCAATTGACTTATTTTCTATTTGTAAAGTTTCTTCCGTGAGCTTCCTGTCTGACTTTTCAGCTTCTTCCTGGGATTTTTCTTCGCTTTGCAGATCTCCTTCGCCTCTTTGTTTTACTTCAACATTTTCACCTTCATCACTATCAATAATTTCCGGATTTTCCTCATCACTTTTTTCCTGAGTATTTTCACATTCCTCCACATTTccatttgcatttatttccatttgtatGGAAGCATCTTTATCTTCTTCTTCCTCCGTTTCGGCATTTTCATGAACCTTATCTGCTTCTTCAACGCTTAACTTCGCATCTACACTTCCATTTTCCTCATTCTCCTTATAGTCTTCAACGTTAGAAGCAGGTAAATTTTCAGATATGTCATTTGCCTGGTCAATGCAGACATCAGCCTGCTTTGTCTCCTCCCCAGGGTTACTTTCAGtagaatgtttattttctcCCCGCTTTTTGATATTTACAGCTTCTGAGCCTTGTAGGGCTTCTCCATCAGGTGTTTCATTAACTACACAAGCTCCGTTATGAGTGATTTCTAAAGAGATGATGGGATCGTCTGTTTGTGGATCTTCTACAGTTTCGCGGGTCGATTCTGTCGAATTTTCTCCGTTTTCTAAAGGGCTCGAAGAATGGTCTGTATCAACTGATATTCCATTTTCTGCAAGAACACAGAAGTTTCATTTTACACGCCAATCACAATAGAAAGAGCAAATTCTTCATGTTACTGTCTACCAATCGAAAATTATATTCTTATGTGTTTTAGGTGCCTGATTCAAGATCAGATAGGTACCGTGGATCGCTCATATGCGCAAGCGGTAATAATATATAACATACCGGAAAGTGTTTCATTACTGTGCAGAGATTTGATAGTTTACCCAGAGCCGCAGCGTCAAcgtttgtatattattttttccattattgcccttaaaaaaaaaaaacaatattgggTGTTTTGAATGACCATAAGGTACGTTTTTtcgactttttgaaaaaatcgtatATACACTGTAgttgtgaaatatttatgGCCCCCACTTCTAAGATCTCTTACTGctggtttattgaaaaaatggaacGATTTGGCATTGTGGCATTAGCagtcaaatgaaaaaacttacagtttttagcaattttgttttgttattacaTTCACTACGCCATATACCAAgaattgttttcctttttccattaatatttcagCAACGACGAAtctatcgttttttttttaatttatttttacatctAAGTAGAAGAATATTATcctataaactttttaaataaacttaaatttattctttAGTCGTATCGTTCAGGCTTACTGCCCTTGATTCGATTTGAGCTTGCTTCATATATGATCTGTGATGTCAGGGAGTAGACTTTGATTGACCGCATTCGAATCTCGAGCGATCAGCTTTGAATCGAAGAATCGAACAAGAACTCGAGCTTAGTTCAATCTCATGTCAAATTCATGCACGAAGCTTGCCCCCAGCGTATCGCCTTGTAGAAATTTTTCGATCAGCCCGGAGCGCTTTAAACTAGATTACAGACCAGTTTTTCAGAAAGTCGAAAATG
Encoded proteins:
- the Lamtor1 gene encoding ragulator complex protein LAMTOR1 yields the protein MGCCWSLLNLFCKDDSSLQNGEPNERTHLLVDPVSNNINIQRVNSDDLLSRNSNDLPIKTDEQSALTRILQETATNVIDVAALDSHNLQQHEYLERVKQYNIKVQQVLGANRNQLAVKLKNCVLQDVAQPEKILGADLIGPEDVALINSSLEAAVSAINDINVDHKEDLVVPFGLGLNS
- the Xe7 gene encoding A-kinase anchor protein 17A; translation: MNVFQRCPNTSELEPLYLPQQLYLRPIAKLNISLQLPNVKKLGKSISHWEIMDKIKEVIKPHEFSLLKVTKTTMEFVRFEAEVEKSSKLEWVISKLNNKMIKLKDFAEMMRLKAAEWHSEFPNRRVWDAFFSEAKNMDEMKAGERPDTMHISNIPSKWFVPTHLSHDEEATPSEKILFKVFEKFGNIRYVDIPICDPYRKKMKDHISGLKFSCFEKMEWFEGYIQFKDYISFTKAMDFFRDKKLVHKDDDGYTEVEIRVDFDKTKHLCDASIRRREIVRDRLVEKAKEKEEKDRKALEDKKKQEEAERKKEENLKTQKEIRRRMREEKRKAKILKKLEITGSDEINEKIAKEEKKLVKVQRKLQAIRLLEELFRRIKEKNDGDIHHYNVPDPGGDELRRLKTIQELDYLNQKEKLHNAVKGRAMLKSILSERVKPKKISDSSDSDLSPDDNSDHWRNTSSIQGHHPTELMYGGHAPVPPPMYSSPYQPMSMYPPFRTSIYPDIDIYAVYRSRGRGRGRGRGRGGNFNPRVPYPPEVYEEYSTRYHSKPRYQHDDRRRSRSYSPRNSRKNRSYTRSRSRSYSRRRSRTRSRSWSKWRPDRRHDRNSRSSSRSHRRSRPRSRDRSRSKSEKRSRSKDLRSRSKSSSRNVRKRRSRTRSREKSLETSKFMTPRRLPDQKEQEKRRSRSKSWSVPKEREATTRSWSKSPEKVCD